A window from Cryptomeria japonica chromosome 1, Sugi_1.0, whole genome shotgun sequence encodes these proteins:
- the LOC131072010 gene encoding linamarin synthase 2-like: MREDIELELQALRNQMLTMQSIHSSEKLCILSIDNMCGILVVKTLEEALQRKSENLDALPVFLYKPENFQDVLRYAIFLCEFEEKEIDSIEKKLGDSFLDEDISLVAEKMSIVDFYCVMHVLKGSSLDGGVYFQCAENIVSVCGLVRELQEGPNKESKGMKMNGLHAVMVPYPAQGSINPLINLAQLLSSQGVFITFVNTEWSHQCMSKAAHNDDELSTSTFKFLNIPDGLPPDHGRLANLAEYVIAIQKLGPVLEHHLRCGLAEGTPPITCIIAENSMSCTHEVAYKLGVPRVIFWTVCAASSIAHCNSNLLLSRGHIPVKVEESKRPDKVITCLPGNLPPVLPTDLLSFYRAADTSDIFFQCCLYESQFQSKADYVLVNTFDELEAPETVSALSCNGCPALAVGPVFLPNFLEGRDLNGRASLFEQDDSCLKWLDAHQPASVIYVSFGSIAVKSNEQLEELAIGLEKSQHPFLWVLRMDIAGGMPATLPEGFEERTKDRGLIVKWAPQVKVLSHPSVGGFLTHCGWNSCLESMSFGIPMLGWPYFCDQFLDCRFCKDVWKIGMDLEGVDVDENLVVKREEIEKGVRRLMEAEELRKRGMGLREAAFKAVEHGGSSSLNLNRFLHDMTKLCQSASVKTA, translated from the exons ATGAGGGAGGATATTGAATTGGAGTTACAAGCGTTAAGAAATCAAATGCTAACAATGCAAAGTATACACAGCTCTGAAAAACTGTGCATTCTCTCTATTGACAACATGTGTGGCATTCTGGTGGTGAAAACTTTGGAGGAGGCATTACAAAGAAAGAGCGAGAATCTAGATGCTCTGCCAGTTTTTCTCTACAAGCCAGAAAATTTCCAAGACGTTTTACGCTATGCCATTTTCTTGTGTGAGTTCGAGGAAAAGGAGATAGACAGCATTGAAAAGAAATTGGGTGATTCATTTTTGGATGAAGATATATCATTAGTTGCAGAGAAGATGAGCATTGTAGACTTCTACTGTGTTATGCATGTGCTCAAGGGTTCTTCTCTGGATGGAGGAGTTTATTTTCAATGTGCAGAAAATATTGTTTCCGTTTGTGGTTTG GTTAGAGAATTACAGGAAGGCCCTAACAAGGAATCGAAAGGCATGAAGATGAATGGCCTGCACGCAGTGATGGTGCCTTACCCTGCGCAAGGCAGTATCAATCCTCTCATTAATTTGGCCCAGCTGCTCTCTTCACAAGGGGTCTTCATCACCTTCGTCAACACGGAGTGGAGTCACCAGTGCATGTCCAAAGCAGCTCATAATGATGATGAACTCTCCACTTCCACATTTAAGTTTCTCAACATTCCAGATGGGTTGCCGCCAGACCATGGTCGCCTCGCCAACCTTGCCGAGTACGTAATCGCAATACAAAAGCTTGGCCCGGTGTTGGAGCATCATTTGCGGTGCGGCTTAGCGGAGGGAACTCCTCCCATCACCTGCATTATAGCAGAAAATTCCATGTCTTGCACTCACGAAGTGGCCTACAAGCTGGGAGTGCCCCGAGTCATCTTCTGGACAGTGTGCGCCGCCTCTTCTATTGCTCACTGCAACTCCAACCTTCTTCTCTCCCGCGGACATATTCCTGTCAAAG TGGAGGAATCGAAGAGGCCAGACAAAGTGATAACTTGTTTGCCTGGTAATCTTCCGCCTGTGTTGCCGACCGATCTGCTTTCCTTCTATCGCGCTGCTGACACATCGGACATTTTCTTTCAGTGCTGTCTCTATGAGTCCCAATTTCAAAGTAAGGCAGACTATGTGCTGGTCAACACGTTCGATGAACTGGAAGCCCCTGAGACGGTAAGCGCACTGTCCTGTAATGGCTGCCCCGCTTTAGCAGTAGGGCCTGTATTTCTTCCCAATTTTTTGGAAGGGAGGGATTTAAACGGGCGTGCGAGTCTGTTCGAGCAGGATGATAGCTGTCTTAAATGGCTTGATGCCCATCAGCCGGCTTCTGTGATATACGTTTCCTTCGGTAGCATCGCCGTCAAATCAAACGAGCAGCTAGAGGAGCTGGCAATCGGGTTGGAGAAAAGCCAACACCCCTTTCTATGGGTTCTGCGAATGGATATTGCGGGAGGTATGCCTGCAACTCTACCCGAAGGTTTTGAAGAGAGGACAAAAGATCGAGGACTGATTGTGAAATGGGCGCCTCAGGTGAAGGTTCTGTCCCACCCTTCTGTAGGAGGGTTTCTTACGCACTGCGGGTGGAACTCCTGTTTGGAGAGCATGAGCTTCGGAATTCCAATGCTTGGATGGCCCTATTTCTGTGATCAGTTTCTCGACTGCCGCTTCTGCAAAGATGTGTGGAAGATAGGCATGGACTTGGAGGGCGTTGATGTTGATGAAAATCTGGTAGTTAAGAGGGAGGAGATAGAGAAAGGCGTGAGAAGACTGATGGAAGCGGAGGAGCTGAGAAAAAGGGGCATGGGGTTGAGGGAGGCTGCATTTAAAGCAGTTGAGCATGGAGGTTCTTCTTCACTCAACTTGAACAGATTTCTTCATGACATGACAAAACTTTGCCAATCGGCTTCTGTTAAAACGGCGTAG